The following are encoded together in the Peromyscus leucopus breed LL Stock chromosome 1, UCI_PerLeu_2.1, whole genome shotgun sequence genome:
- the LOC114685591 gene encoding vomeronasal type-2 receptor 116-like has product MFKLILLFLILNIPLQLASFVRPKCFWKVKNIEYVVGELGICGFLFYTVPWPLDIKDFIHSFNEEPGSEGNPIVLALVFTVDEVNRNPELLPNMSLAFQYFASECNTIWQMYSDFQSSVSIDNPENYKCDGNNMCRVVLSGPNWTKSLILGKALDLRYSQQIVQLTFGPFHPILSDQEQFPYLYQMAPKDTTLAMAMISLIIHFSWNWVGLAISDNDQGTQFLSDLRREMEQNTICFAFVNMIPVNMHLYMSRAELYYNQIMTSSTNVVIIYGDTDGTLAESFRMWESLGIQRIWITTSQWDVIPSKSDFTLDSSYRTLTFAHHHAEISGFKNFLQTLSPLTPNEILASLEWMEFNCEVSDSKCQTLMNCSSNASLEWLNLETFDMAFNDGNYDIYDAVYMVAHFFSKMLLQPMNNGKGSQSNCLKLHSILRKTNFTYTAGDKVNMKQKEKLQAEYDIFQIWNFPNGLGLKVKIGKFSPYFLHGQQLYLYEDIIEWATGSREMPPSVCSADCGPGFRKFRKEGMTVCCFDCKPCPENEITNETDVDQCLKCPEEQYANAKKNQCLPKSVVFLTYEDPLGMALTLMALCFTAFTSVVLGVFLKHHDTPIVKANNRSLSYTLLISLHFCFLYPLLFIGHPNAATCILQQITFGVVFTVAISTVLAKTVTVVLAFKVTAPGRKLRFYLPSGAPNYIIGICTLIQIILSAIWLGVSPPSIDIDVHSEHGQIIIVCEKGSVTAFYCVLGYHGFLAFGSFIVAFLARNLPDTFNEAKLLTFSMLLFCSVWVTFLPVYHSTKGKVMVAMEVFSILASSVGLLGCIFFPKCYIILLRPERNSLQKLKEKTHTHTHLVACVPLNVGCGSHLCICFQQLTEEASLVLTGLDTDLRALQNI; this is encoded by the exons atgttcaagttGATTTTGCTCTTCTTGATCCTGAACATTCCACTTCAGTTGGCAAGTTTCGTTCGTCCCAAGTGCTTTTGGAAAGTGAAGAATATTGAATATGTGGTTGGAGAATTGGGGATATGTGGCTTTTTATTTTACACAGTGCCATGGCCACTGGACATAAAGGATTTCATACACAGTTTCAATGAAGA ACCAGGAAGTGAAGGCAATCCCATTGTACTGGCTTTAGTGTTTACAGTGGATGAAGTCAACAGAAACCCTGAACTTTTACCAAATATGTCATTAGCATTTCAATATTTTGCAAGTGAATGTAATACTATTTGGCAAATGTACAGTGACTTTCAATCTTCTGTGAGCATTGATAATCCTGAGAATTATAAATGTGATGGAAATAACATGTGTAGAGTGGTGCTTTCAGGACCAAACTGGACAAAATCTTTAATACTTGGTAAAGCATTGGACCTCAGATATTCACAGCAG ATCGTTCAGCTTACCTTTGGACCCTTCCATCCTATCCTCAGTGATCAGGAACAGTTTCCTTATTTGTATCAGATGGCCCCAAAGGACACAACTCTAGCCATGGCCATGATCTCCCTCATAATTCACTTCAGCTGGAACTGGGTAGGGCTGGCCATTTCAGATAATGATCAGGGCACCCAGTTTCTCTCAGatttgagaagagagatggagcaAAATACAATCTGCTTTGCCTTTGTGAACATGATTCCGGTCAACATGCATTTATACATGTCAAGAGCTGAACTGTATTATAACCAAATAATGACATCATCCACAAATGTTGTTATCATTTATGGTGACACAGACGGTACTCTAGCTGAGAGCTTTAGAATGTGGGAATCTCTAGGTATACAGAGAATATGGATCACCACCTCACAGTGGGATGTCATTCCAAGCAAGAGCGACTTCACACTTGACTCATCTTACAGGACTCTAACTTTTGCACACCATCATGCTgagatttctggttttaaaaatttTCTCCAGACCTTGAGCCCTCTCACCCCAAATGAAATCCTGGCAAGTCTGGAGTGGATGGAATTTAACTGTGAAGTTTCAGATTCTAAGTGTCAGACACTGATGAATTGCTCATCCAATGCCTCATTGGAATGGCTAAATTTAGAAACTTTTGATATGGCATTTAATGATGGCAATTATGATATATATGATGCTGTGTATATGGTGGCCCATTTCTTCAGTAAGATGCTTCTTCAGCCAATGAACAATGGGAAAGGATCCCAATCAAATTGCTTGAAG CTGCACTCCATTCTTAGGAAGACCAACTTCACCTATACTGCTGGGGACAAAGTGaatatgaaacagaaagaaaaactgcagGCAGAGTATGACATTTTCCAGATTTGGAATTTTCCAAATGGTCTTGGACTTAAGGTGAAGATTGGAAAGTTTAGCCCATATTTTCTACATGGTCAACAGCTGTATTTATATGAAGACATTATAGAGTGGgccacaggaagtagagag ATGCCGCCCTCTGTGTGCAGTGCTGATTGTGGTCCCGGATtcagaaaatttagaaaagagGGAATGACAGTCTGCTGTTTTGATTGCAAACCCTGCCCAGAAAATGAAATAACTAATGAGACAG ATGTGGATCAGTGTCTGAAGTGTCCAGAGGAGCAGTACGCCAATGCCAAGAAAAACCAGTGCCTTCCCAAATCTGTGGTCTTTCTGACCTATGAAGACCCCTTGGGGATGGCTCTGACCTTAATGGCTTTGTGCTTCACTGCATTCACATCTGTGGTTCTTGGGGTATTTTTGAAGCATCATGACACTCCCATTGTCAAGGCCAATAACCGCAGTCTCAGCTACACCTTGCTCATCTCACTCCACTTTTGTTTCCTGTATCCCTTGCTTTTTATTGGCCATCCCAATGCAGCTACATGTATCCTGCAGCAAATCACATTTGGAGTTGTATTCACTGTGGCTATTTCCACTGTGTTGGCCAAAACAGTTACTGTTGTTCTTGCTTTCAAAGTCACAGCCCCAGGAAGAAAGCTGAGGTTCTACCTGCCTTCAGGGGCACCCAACTATATCATTGGCATCTGTACCCTCATCCAAATTATTTTGTCTGCAATCTGGCTGGGAGTTTCTCCTCCATCTATTGACATTGATGTACACTCTGAGCATGGCCAAATCATCATTGTGTGTGAAAAGGGCTCAGTTACTGCATTCTACTGTGTCTTGGGATACCATGGCTTTCTTGCCTTTGGGAGCTTCATTGTGGCATTCTTGGCCAGGAATCTtcctgacacattcaatgaagccaagttgCTGACCTTCAGCATGCTGTTGTTCTGCAGTGTCTGGGTCACCTTTCTGcctgtctaccacagcaccaagggTAAGGTCATGGTGGCTATGGAGGTCTTCTCCATCTTAGCTTCTAGTGTTGGCCTGCTGGGATGCATCTTTTTCCCCAAGTGTTACATAATTTTGTTAAGACCAGAGAGAAATTCTCTCCAAAAGTTAAAGGAGAAAAC acacacacacacacatct ggTTGCCTGTGTTCCACTtaatgttggctgtgggtctcatctctgcatatgcttccaGCAGTTgacagaggaagcctctctggtgtTGACTGGGCTAGACACTGATCTACGAGCTTTGCAGAATATTTAG